A part of Desulfobacter sp. genomic DNA contains:
- a CDS encoding response regulator, giving the protein MAHPIAVQDDLPGVAGLFAPACAVLAFTALPDAAWSCAGVLCLVLGAMVSGLAFLRNRPRIAGISGLLGWAVYMGVAILGGKPLPLAAPGQTLIFFTLWLPGMAALVQLEKHSAGSRDALARAREAENEMADLARRQEEELNRVNKSLFLEIRAHIEAEGRLRESEEKYRYLVNSLPEGIFILQDRKIVFHNPGLEALTGLGAEELKTMDPAPLMPGQGRAPDRQPTLDRPDGSTIIIENQWVDIRFKDRPARLYTVRDITERVMAEKEKDRLETELEKAKKMEAIGLMAAGVAHDLNNVLAGVVSTPDLLLMELPDDSGLRETVLTIKDSGKRASVIVDELLTLGKGTVGVREPVRLNEVVDDYLASPEFDKSREFHPGVRVDCRLDPELPGMTGSGLHMRKVVMNLVSNAMEAIRGSGQISLTTGRVRFMEKQLKGYETALNGEYIHLCIADTGPGIAAEDLERIFEPFYTKKILGRSGTGLGLSIVWNIVHDHKGYIQVKSSEAGTIFDIYLPAGSILQDEGKPDKIYTLSDYTGNDEKILVVDDEENQLKITSNMLRRMGYQVATVPSGEAAVEYAGANPVDLVILDMIMAPGIDGLETFNRLRGVRPGIRAVLVSGYSKTGDVDAAQASGAGAFLKKPFSLQTLGLAVKHELERQE; this is encoded by the coding sequence ATGGCACACCCCATCGCTGTTCAAGATGATCTGCCGGGGGTGGCTGGCCTCTTTGCTCCGGCCTGCGCGGTCCTTGCTTTTACGGCCCTGCCGGATGCTGCATGGTCCTGTGCGGGGGTGCTGTGCCTGGTGCTGGGGGCCATGGTTTCAGGCCTGGCGTTTCTCCGGAACCGCCCAAGGATTGCCGGGATCTCCGGCCTGCTGGGCTGGGCCGTATACATGGGGGTGGCCATTCTGGGGGGGAAACCGCTTCCCCTGGCGGCACCGGGCCAGACCCTGATTTTTTTTACCCTGTGGCTGCCCGGCATGGCTGCATTGGTTCAGCTGGAGAAACATTCCGCCGGCAGCCGGGATGCCCTGGCCAGGGCCCGGGAGGCAGAAAATGAGATGGCGGACCTGGCCCGGCGGCAGGAGGAAGAACTCAACCGTGTCAATAAGAGCCTGTTTCTGGAAATCCGGGCCCATATTGAGGCTGAAGGCCGGCTGCGGGAAAGTGAGGAAAAATACCGGTATCTTGTCAATTCCCTGCCTGAAGGTATTTTTATCCTCCAGGACCGGAAAATCGTTTTCCACAATCCCGGGCTTGAAGCATTGACCGGGCTGGGTGCAGAAGAGCTTAAGACCATGGATCCGGCGCCCCTTATGCCCGGGCAGGGGCGGGCCCCGGACCGGCAGCCGACCCTGGACCGCCCTGACGGTTCAACCATTATCATAGAAAACCAGTGGGTGGATATCCGGTTCAAGGACCGGCCGGCCAGGCTGTATACGGTGAGGGATATCACCGAGCGGGTCATGGCGGAGAAGGAAAAGGACCGGCTTGAAACGGAGCTTGAAAAAGCCAAAAAAATGGAGGCCATAGGGCTGATGGCCGCCGGTGTGGCCCACGACCTGAACAATGTCCTGGCCGGTGTGGTCTCCACGCCGGACCTGCTGCTCATGGAATTGCCCGATGACAGCGGGCTGAGGGAGACAGTACTTACCATCAAGGATTCGGGCAAACGGGCATCCGTGATTGTCGACGAACTGCTGACCCTGGGAAAGGGGACCGTCGGAGTCAGGGAGCCGGTGCGGCTCAATGAGGTGGTGGATGATTACCTGGCCTCGCCGGAGTTTGATAAGAGCAGGGAATTTCATCCCGGTGTCCGGGTGGATTGCCGACTGGATCCGGAACTGCCAGGCATGACAGGGTCGGGACTTCACATGCGCAAGGTGGTGATGAACCTTGTTTCCAATGCCATGGAAGCCATCCGGGGCAGCGGGCAGATTTCCCTGACCACCGGCCGTGTCCGGTTTATGGAAAAACAGCTCAAGGGATATGAGACCGCCCTCAACGGGGAATACATCCATCTTTGCATTGCAGATACCGGGCCCGGTATTGCAGCGGAAGACCTGGAACGGATATTCGAGCCCTTTTATACCAAAAAAATTCTGGGGCGGTCGGGCACCGGCCTGGGGCTTTCCATTGTCTGGAATATCGTCCACGACCATAAAGGGTATATACAGGTCAAAAGCAGTGAGGCCGGCACCATCTTTGATATCTATTTACCGGCGGGTTCGATCTTGCAAGACGAAGGCAAACCGGATAAAATATATACCCTCAGCGACTATACCGGCAACGATGAAAAAATTCTAGTGGTGGATGACGAAGAGAACCAACTTAAGATTACCTCCAATATGCTGCGGCGCATGGGATACCAGGTGGCCACGGTGCCGTCCGGGGAGGCCGCCGTGGAATACGCCGGTGCCAACCCCGTGGACCTGGTCATTCTGGACATGATCATGGCGCCGGGCATTGACGGACTGGAGACGTTCAACCGCCTTCGTGGGGTTCGCCCGGGCATCCGGGCCGTGCTGGTCAGCGGGTATTCAAAAACCGGTGACGTGGATGCGGCCCAGGCATCCGGGGCAGGGGCCTTCCTGAAAAAGCCCTTTTCCCTTCAGACCCTTGGGCTGGCAGTAAAACATGAATTGGAAAGGCAGGAATAA
- a CDS encoding M48 family metalloprotease: protein MTQDPRLPGITRRDFIKTSTLASLAGLLPGVLSGCAVDPVTGRKQLMLMSREQEIAIDRQQAPFQFSSDYGVTQDRALNDYVSEVGRRLLPGVHRPDMAYNFQCVNAVYINAYAFPGGSIAATRGILLELENEAELASLLGHELGHVNARHSAEQASKGTLSGLLIGGLSVLASGQGAGLGDLTQKLGALGQGLFLSKYSRDNEREADALGHEYMARAKYNSRGFVGLMNMLNSLNKGKNNSSQMLFATHPMSSERLQTAVNRDRSTYTYTRDYSLFRDRYMDRTAGLRQKKTAIKLMQDGEKFLSQEKYDQAETAFRSALKKADRDYTAHLLMAKCMLIRKRSDQALSHADKAKQLYPGESQGYYISGLAAMAGKKFNRAYQSFSGCDRILPGNPQVTFYMGYCLDKDNRKDPAARQYMAYLKKINYASNKYSQYAYKRLKAWGYAE from the coding sequence ATGACTCAGGACCCGAGGTTGCCGGGTATTACCCGGCGTGATTTTATAAAAACGTCAACATTGGCCTCCCTGGCCGGACTGCTGCCGGGGGTGTTGTCCGGGTGCGCCGTTGATCCGGTGACGGGCAGAAAGCAGCTCATGCTCATGTCCCGGGAGCAGGAGATCGCCATCGACCGGCAGCAGGCGCCTTTTCAGTTTTCTTCCGACTACGGGGTGACCCAGGACAGGGCCCTGAACGATTATGTCTCCGAGGTGGGCCGCAGGCTTCTGCCCGGGGTTCACCGGCCGGACATGGCCTATAATTTTCAATGTGTCAACGCCGTCTATATCAATGCCTATGCCTTTCCCGGCGGCTCCATTGCCGCCACCCGGGGGATCTTGCTGGAACTTGAAAATGAGGCGGAACTGGCTTCGCTTCTGGGCCATGAACTGGGCCATGTCAATGCCAGGCACTCTGCGGAACAGGCATCCAAGGGCACCCTTTCAGGGCTGCTCATCGGCGGATTGTCCGTGCTGGCATCGGGCCAGGGGGCGGGCCTGGGGGATCTGACCCAGAAACTTGGGGCATTGGGCCAGGGCCTGTTTCTATCCAAGTACAGCAGGGACAACGAGCGGGAAGCCGACGCCCTGGGCCATGAATACATGGCCCGGGCCAAGTACAATTCCAGGGGATTTGTGGGGTTGATGAATATGCTCAACAGCCTGAACAAGGGGAAAAATAACTCTTCCCAGATGCTGTTTGCCACCCATCCCATGAGTTCGGAACGGCTCCAGACCGCCGTCAACAGGGACCGCAGTACCTATACCTATACCCGGGACTATTCATTGTTCCGAGACCGGTACATGGACAGGACGGCAGGGTTAAGGCAGAAGAAAACAGCCATCAAGCTTATGCAGGACGGGGAAAAATTCCTGTCCCAGGAAAAATACGACCAGGCCGAAACCGCCTTCAGGTCCGCTTTGAAAAAAGCGGACAGGGATTATACAGCCCACCTGCTCATGGCCAAATGCATGCTGATCCGTAAACGGTCGGACCAGGCGCTTTCCCATGCCGACAAGGCCAAACAGCTTTACCCGGGCGAGTCCCAAGGATACTATATATCCGGACTGGCGGCCATGGCCGGGAAAAAATTCAACCGGGCCTATCAGTCTTTCAGCGGATGTGACCGCATCCTGCCCGGCAATCCCCAGGTGACCTTTTACATGGGGTACTGCCTGGACAAAGATAACCGGAAAGATCCGGCAGCCCGGCAATACATGGCCTATCTGAAGAAAATCAACTATGCCTCCAATAAGTACAGCCAATACGCCTATAAACGGCTGAAAGCGTGGGGGTATGCAGAATGA
- a CDS encoding pyridoxamine 5'-phosphate oxidase family protein: MQNEPIEPAMAGIREDCLRLIQETRVMTLSTRAATCRTGEETEDASGSGVWAAPVYFIFRQGGFYFFSSPASRHIHEGVGYPAAASLFQDAEDPARLRGLQMSGGIRPCTAGKEAGAAALAYVGRFGIPAGPGNLLRFFKTQFHSDLYKFIPETAYFMDNQRGIGNRAKILL; the protein is encoded by the coding sequence ATGCAGAATGAGCCCATTGAACCGGCCATGGCCGGCATCCGGGAAGACTGCCTCCGCCTGATCCAGGAGACCCGTGTGATGACCCTGTCCACCCGGGCCGCCACCTGCCGGACTGGAGAGGAGACAGAAGACGCCAGCGGCTCAGGGGTATGGGCTGCTCCCGTTTATTTTATTTTCAGACAGGGCGGTTTTTATTTTTTTTCCAGCCCCGCCTCCCGCCATATCCATGAAGGGGTAGGGTATCCGGCTGCGGCGTCCCTGTTTCAGGATGCCGAGGATCCAGCCAGGCTCAGGGGGCTTCAGATGTCGGGAGGTATTCGACCCTGTACTGCGGGAAAAGAAGCCGGAGCCGCTGCCCTGGCCTATGTGGGCAGGTTCGGCATCCCGGCGGGGCCGGGCAACCTTCTGCGCTTTTTTAAAACCCAGTTCCATTCGGACCTCTATAAATTCATCCCGGAAACGGCGTATTTTATGGACAACCAAAGGGGAATAGGCAATAGAGCCAAAATCCTATTATGA
- a CDS encoding UbiD family decarboxylase: protein MKFTSLKSTIDFLKQEGELAVIDQEVDPFLEMAEITRQVHGARGPALLFTKVRNAGFPALSNLFGTWERTVKIFAPQLDQVRALVDLRCDPLEFIRRPAKGFRAAKALAHALPVKTGRCRLSKTTRIGRLPLIQCWPEDGGAFVLLPQVFSMDPAADSVMKSNLGMYRIQLSGNSYEPDKEVGLHYQIHRGIGLHHKTALEMGCPLKVSIFMGGPPAHTLAAVMPLPEAVPEIAFAGALAGRNFRYSKDSRGFILSNDADFVITGWLYPGDLKPEGPFGDHLGYYSLTHDFPYLKVDRVYHRKGAVFPFTVVGRPPQEDSNFGRLIHQITRTAITDTLPGVTAVNAVDDAGVHPLLLAKARERYLPYETREPRELLTHASAILGTGQLSLAKYLCICAHEDNPALDINDEQAFFVHMLERMDFSRDLHFITRTTMDTLDYSGSGLNRGSKVVWAAAGPKRRSLSTALPPGFSLPGGFSDIQCAGPGMAVVQGPGFDAYDTALAQLTPLIRHLETQPGLETLPLFVVVDDAEFAARTFANFLWVTFLRSNPSHDIYGCKETTAFKHWGCKGPLVIDARIKPFHARPLEPDKDVAARVRNMGRAGGPLAGII, encoded by the coding sequence ATGAAATTTACATCCCTGAAATCTACCATCGATTTTTTGAAACAGGAGGGGGAGCTTGCGGTCATTGACCAAGAGGTGGATCCCTTCCTTGAAATGGCCGAAATCACCCGACAGGTCCATGGGGCCCGGGGACCGGCCCTGTTGTTCACAAAGGTAAGGAATGCCGGTTTTCCAGCGTTGTCCAACCTCTTCGGGACCTGGGAGCGGACCGTGAAAATTTTTGCCCCCCAGCTGGACCAGGTCAGGGCGCTGGTGGATCTCCGCTGTGATCCACTGGAATTTATCCGCCGGCCGGCCAAGGGGTTCCGGGCGGCCAAAGCCCTGGCCCATGCACTGCCGGTGAAGACCGGGCGGTGCCGCCTTAGCAAAACCACCCGCATCGGCCGGCTCCCGTTGATCCAGTGCTGGCCTGAGGACGGGGGGGCCTTTGTGCTGCTTCCCCAGGTGTTTTCCATGGATCCGGCCGCTGACTCTGTGATGAAATCAAATCTGGGGATGTACCGGATCCAATTGTCCGGAAATTCCTATGAACCAGATAAGGAAGTGGGGCTTCACTACCAGATCCACCGGGGAATCGGGTTGCACCATAAAACAGCGCTTGAGATGGGCTGCCCTTTAAAGGTCTCCATTTTCATGGGCGGGCCGCCCGCCCATACCCTGGCCGCGGTCATGCCCCTGCCCGAGGCGGTGCCGGAGATAGCCTTTGCAGGTGCCCTGGCCGGCCGTAACTTCCGGTATTCAAAGGACAGCAGGGGATTTATCCTGTCCAATGATGCGGACTTTGTGATCACCGGCTGGCTCTATCCCGGGGACCTGAAACCGGAAGGCCCCTTTGGGGACCACCTGGGGTATTATTCACTGACCCACGATTTTCCCTACCTGAAGGTGGATCGTGTCTACCACCGAAAAGGCGCTGTTTTTCCCTTTACCGTCGTGGGGAGGCCGCCCCAGGAGGATTCCAATTTCGGCCGGCTGATTCACCAAATCACCCGCACCGCCATCACCGATACCCTGCCCGGGGTTACGGCGGTAAACGCAGTGGATGACGCCGGCGTTCACCCCCTGCTCCTGGCCAAGGCCCGGGAAAGGTATCTTCCCTACGAAACACGTGAACCCCGGGAACTGCTCACCCACGCCTCGGCCATACTGGGCACAGGGCAGCTTTCCCTTGCCAAGTACCTGTGCATCTGTGCCCATGAAGACAACCCTGCTCTGGACATTAATGATGAACAGGCTTTTTTCGTCCATATGCTGGAACGGATGGATTTTTCCAGGGATCTGCACTTCATCACCCGCACCACCATGGATACCCTGGATTATTCGGGTTCCGGACTGAACCGGGGGTCCAAGGTGGTATGGGCGGCGGCCGGACCCAAACGCCGGAGCCTTTCCACGGCATTGCCCCCCGGGTTTTCACTGCCCGGCGGATTTTCGGATATACAATGTGCCGGGCCGGGAATGGCCGTGGTACAGGGGCCTGGATTTGACGCCTATGATACTGCCCTGGCGCAGCTTACCCCCCTGATCCGGCACCTTGAGACCCAGCCCGGCCTGGAAACGCTGCCCCTCTTCGTTGTGGTGGACGATGCCGAGTTTGCGGCCCGGACATTTGCCAATTTTCTCTGGGTTACTTTTTTAAGGTCAAACCCTTCCCATGACATTTACGGCTGCAAAGAAACCACGGCATTCAAACACTGGGGGTGCAAAGGCCCCCTGGTGATTGACGCCCGCATCAAACCCTTCCATGCCCGGCCCCTGGAACCGGACAAGGACGTGGCCGCCCGGGTCAGGAATATGGGCCGGGCAGGGGGGCCGTTGGCCGGAATCATTTAA
- a CDS encoding DUF748 domain-containing protein — translation MKKYMTIKNAVLAVAGIVLVYSLLGFLALPFAGKKIITNRLQVLPGVIGGVGKLRFNPFTLEAGLEALEINDSAGNPVFRLKGLHVNLSSVSLFKLAPVITRLDLDTPEVFLVLNRENRLNIDALFAGAGSKPHDGKDEKASDPGESTGNKVFPFRLSNAAIHDGRFSFSDEIRNKEQVVDGINLALPLLTSLEGERETQAEPVIRLGINGAPVEIRLASLPFNPALDTKIVLSATGIDLTAAVPYLNLPKTLEILSPGKLDLALTGSYRLDPARKGRPHILGADLRIALRKLDIRTKENDTGGTSPLFSCPEFIVQAASKDILAGTAVIDKLEFNTPRLNLERDGEGRLTLMNLFPVPGGEEAPPVPADQDSAAPSQPRPFHITLVRGGVNNGEINFNDDSVSPVFKTALSRLNIHFKKMEIGPKGVISGDYDAGFATEENEQVSIQGALATTPALSVKGRLDLKEILPEKYRPYYAPYGGKGLTLGKIKGGAGFNLFIDGNTPVFSVDDGGINLSDIRIQGETDTAPVVDIKAVDCSGISIGSEHRRIRIETIIADSGRLDLVRNRAGDINLVQRISEMVPVPVKGEEGVGGADAGNETKADSEGQPASPWEISIGRFNLENYGLVFSDHSPGDPVRLEADEIGITAEELTTIQDKKGKIHGSLTLQKQGRFSLDGELALSPPAAVMDLNLEKIAIDPFQPYFADKLNIAVAKGSVGAKGRLWLSLPQTGGPDIRFKGEGGLIDFISQTKNDGNDFFRCKSLYLSGMDMDLSPMAVNIKKIALTDFYQKTVISESGTLNLGTIVKSSAQTQPPGASSTGENGKKYFENTAASPIINIDAVTLQGGHINFTDQHTPPGFTANMTEVGGSVTGLSSLPDRKPAQLLLKGTHGRQAPLDISGMIDPLKKEPYADLAISFKNIELPQFNAYTKKYLGYPIEKGKLILDLKYNIKGDRLKSSNHIFFDQLTLGKSVDSPDAISLPLELAISLLKNSKNEIKLDVPIQGNLSDPKFSYGDVVATTLKNLILGVVTAPFKFLGSLVGLGDDQDLGHVAFAPGSDTLDPEELGKIGQLTGILAEKDRLKLEIQGKYSLEKDGDRLREIKYRSLLEATQAEAGVAAEKEIDQLTAEERLELVDAAYARAQFPKPRDESGKEKELSPGEKQKLLITAISVGENELKELATRRSELVRDHMVQGGIDPLRIFIKEPGPAAEEESQEEAVKTLFELK, via the coding sequence ATGAAAAAGTATATGACCATAAAAAATGCAGTATTGGCCGTTGCTGGTATTGTTCTGGTGTATTCCCTTCTGGGATTTTTAGCACTCCCCTTTGCCGGGAAAAAAATAATTACGAACCGTCTTCAGGTCCTTCCGGGCGTCATCGGCGGGGTAGGCAAACTCAGGTTCAATCCCTTTACCCTTGAGGCCGGATTAGAGGCGTTGGAAATCAACGATAGTGCTGGAAATCCGGTGTTCAGGCTCAAAGGGCTTCACGTGAATCTTTCGTCCGTTTCCCTGTTCAAACTGGCGCCTGTGATCACCCGACTGGACCTGGATACCCCCGAGGTGTTTTTGGTGCTGAACAGGGAGAACCGGCTGAATATTGACGCCCTTTTTGCCGGAGCCGGCAGCAAGCCCCATGACGGGAAAGACGAAAAGGCGTCGGACCCGGGCGAGAGTACCGGAAACAAGGTGTTTCCCTTCCGTCTTTCCAACGCCGCCATCCACGACGGGCGTTTCTCTTTTTCAGATGAAATTCGGAATAAGGAACAGGTGGTGGACGGAATCAATCTGGCCCTTCCCCTGCTGACCTCACTGGAGGGGGAGCGGGAGACCCAGGCCGAACCGGTTATCCGTCTGGGAATCAACGGTGCCCCGGTTGAGATCCGGCTGGCCAGCCTTCCCTTTAACCCGGCACTGGATACAAAGATCGTATTGAGTGCAACCGGGATTGATCTCACGGCAGCCGTGCCTTATTTAAATCTGCCCAAGACATTGGAGATCCTTTCCCCCGGCAAACTCGATCTTGCCCTCACCGGCAGTTACCGGCTGGATCCGGCCCGTAAAGGCCGGCCGCATATTCTGGGCGCGGATCTCAGGATCGCCCTGCGGAAACTGGATATACGGACAAAAGAAAACGACACTGGGGGAACCTCCCCTTTGTTTTCATGCCCGGAATTCATTGTTCAGGCAGCATCCAAAGATATTCTGGCCGGAACAGCCGTCATCGACAAACTGGAATTCAATACTCCCAGGCTTAATCTGGAAAGGGACGGGGAGGGCCGTCTCACCCTTATGAACCTGTTTCCGGTTCCTGGAGGGGAAGAGGCGCCGCCCGTTCCCGCAGATCAGGACAGCGCAGCCCCTTCCCAGCCTAGGCCGTTTCATATTACCCTGGTCCGGGGCGGCGTGAACAACGGCGAGATTAATTTCAATGATGATTCTGTCAGTCCGGTTTTTAAAACCGCTTTGTCCCGGCTGAACATCCATTTTAAAAAAATGGAAATCGGGCCCAAGGGGGTTATTTCCGGAGACTATGACGCCGGTTTTGCCACAGAGGAAAATGAACAGGTCTCCATCCAGGGCGCGCTGGCCACCACCCCGGCCCTTTCGGTGAAAGGCCGTCTTGACCTTAAGGAGATCCTGCCTGAAAAATACAGGCCCTATTACGCCCCTTACGGAGGAAAAGGGCTGACCCTCGGCAAAATAAAAGGCGGGGCAGGGTTCAACCTGTTTATTGACGGCAACACACCTGTATTTTCGGTGGACGACGGCGGGATAAATTTAAGTGATATCCGTATCCAGGGTGAAACCGATACCGCCCCTGTCGTGGACATCAAGGCCGTTGACTGTTCAGGCATATCTATCGGATCAGAGCACCGCCGTATCCGGATTGAAACCATAATTGCGGATTCAGGAAGACTGGACCTGGTGCGGAATAGGGCCGGTGACATTAATCTGGTTCAGCGTATCAGCGAAATGGTCCCGGTGCCGGTCAAGGGAGAAGAGGGCGTCGGGGGGGCTGATGCCGGAAACGAAACCAAAGCGGATAGTGAAGGGCAGCCTGCAAGCCCCTGGGAAATATCCATAGGACGGTTTAATCTTGAAAACTACGGGCTGGTTTTTTCCGATCATTCCCCTGGCGACCCTGTCCGTTTAGAGGCGGATGAGATCGGGATTACGGCAGAGGAACTGACCACAATCCAGGATAAAAAGGGAAAAATCCATGGTTCCCTGACCCTGCAGAAACAGGGCCGGTTCAGCCTGGACGGGGAACTTGCCCTGTCCCCCCCTGCGGCTGTCATGGATTTGAATCTTGAAAAAATTGCCATAGACCCCTTCCAGCCCTATTTTGCAGATAAACTGAATATCGCAGTGGCCAAGGGGAGTGTGGGGGCCAAAGGACGGCTGTGGTTGTCGCTGCCCCAAACCGGCGGCCCGGATATCCGGTTCAAGGGAGAAGGGGGATTAATTGATTTCATTTCCCAAACTAAAAACGACGGCAACGATTTTTTCAGATGCAAATCATTGTACCTTTCTGGAATGGATATGGATCTCTCTCCCATGGCGGTGAATATTAAAAAAATAGCCCTCACCGATTTTTACCAGAAAACGGTGATTTCAGAATCCGGGACACTGAATCTGGGAACCATTGTCAAATCATCCGCCCAGACGCAGCCTCCTGGAGCCTCCTCAACGGGTGAAAACGGGAAAAAATATTTTGAAAATACGGCTGCCTCCCCCATCATCAATATCGACGCGGTCACCCTGCAGGGGGGGCATATCAATTTCACCGACCAGCACACCCCGCCGGGATTTACAGCCAATATGACAGAAGTGGGGGGCAGTGTTACCGGGCTGTCCTCGCTGCCGGACAGAAAGCCTGCCCAACTGCTGCTCAAAGGCACCCACGGCCGCCAGGCCCCCCTTGATATTTCCGGGATGATTGATCCCCTGAAGAAAGAACCTTATGCCGATCTGGCCATTTCCTTTAAAAATATCGAATTGCCGCAATTCAATGCCTATACCAAAAAATACCTGGGATATCCCATTGAAAAAGGCAAATTGATTCTGGACCTTAAGTACAATATTAAGGGGGACCGGCTCAAATCAAGCAACCATATCTTTTTTGACCAGCTCACCTTGGGCAAAAGCGTTGACTCGCCCGATGCCATTTCCCTGCCACTTGAACTGGCGATTTCTTTGTTGAAAAACTCAAAGAACGAAATCAAGCTGGATGTGCCCATCCAGGGGAACCTCAGCGATCCGAAATTCAGCTACGGGGATGTGGTGGCCACCACATTGAAGAACCTGATTCTCGGGGTGGTCACCGCCCCCTTTAAATTCCTGGGCTCCCTGGTGGGGCTTGGGGATGACCAGGACCTGGGCCATGTCGCCTTTGCACCGGGCAGCGATACGCTGGATCCGGAGGAACTCGGGAAGATCGGCCAGCTTACCGGTATCCTGGCTGAAAAGGACAGACTGAAACTTGAAATCCAGGGGAAATACAGCCTTGAAAAGGACGGGGACCGTCTCAGGGAAATTAAATACCGCAGCCTCCTTGAGGCAACCCAGGCCGAGGCCGGTGTCGCAGCGGAGAAGGAAATTGACCAGCTGACTGCCGAGGAGCGGCTTGAACTAGTGGATGCCGCCTATGCCCGGGCGCAGTTTCCCAAGCCCAGGGATGAATCCGGAAAGGAAAAAGAGCTTTCACCCGGGGAAAAACAAAAATTGCTCATCACCGCCATCTCCGTTGGGGAAAATGAATTAAAGGAACTGGCTACCCGAAGAAGTGAATTGGTGCGGGACCACATGGTCCAGGGGGGAATCGACCCCTTGCGGATATTCATCAAGGAGCCGGGTCCGGCGGCAGAGGAAGAATCTCAGGAAGAGGCGGTGAAGACGCTGTTTGAATTAAAATAG
- a CDS encoding lysophospholipid acyltransferase family protein, producing the protein MLKRLKFLIYTRPFIFFAYYLIRCYASTFRLRIENEGHWQSLVKAGQPVILVTWHQQFFSAIRHFKTYAGFNPGLMISRSRDGDLISGVANRTGWHTPRGSSSRGGKEAMGTMIDHVKTYGFGAHILDGPTGPIGKVKPGVIKMALDTRAFLVPFYTEADRAWFFNSWDRFMVPKPFARVTLRFDAPIRFDQETDLDFEQLRRDLEAKMLPGLHL; encoded by the coding sequence ATGCTCAAACGATTGAAGTTCCTTATTTATACCCGGCCCTTTATTTTCTTTGCCTACTATTTGATCCGGTGCTACGCGTCGACCTTTAGGCTCCGGATCGAGAATGAAGGCCATTGGCAGTCTCTGGTCAAGGCAGGACAGCCGGTGATCCTCGTAACCTGGCACCAGCAGTTTTTTTCGGCCATCCGTCATTTTAAAACCTATGCCGGGTTCAACCCGGGCCTGATGATTTCCAGAAGCCGGGACGGCGATCTGATCTCCGGCGTGGCCAACCGCACCGGATGGCATACCCCGAGGGGATCCTCCTCAAGGGGGGGAAAGGAAGCCATGGGCACAATGATTGATCATGTCAAAACCTATGGATTCGGCGCCCATATCCTGGACGGTCCCACCGGCCCCATCGGGAAGGTCAAGCCGGGGGTCATAAAAATGGCCCTGGACACCCGGGCGTTCCTGGTGCCATTTTATACCGAAGCCGACCGGGCCTGGTTTTTTAATTCCTGGGACCGGTTCATGGTGCCCAAGCCCTTTGCCCGGGTTACTCTTAGGTTTGATGCACCCATTCGATTCGACCAAGAAACAGATCTTGATTTTGAACAATTGCGCCGGGATCTTGAGGCAAAGATGCTGCCGGGGCTCCACCTTTAA
- a CDS encoding deoxyribonuclease IV, translating into MTQTEDLPSSPPFLGAHFSVAGGLENAVYEARRLDCTVAQIFTKNARTWKEPELSEDQVNRFKAACRETGVTHVFSHCTYLINIASNDPEKLEKSRCSLTAEMARSARLGLDGVVLHPGAHLGRGMGKGLGTAIDSLVQVLAEVKGPSPRLLIETTAGTGTTIGSRFQELRELISGTGADRKTMGICLDTSHIFAAGYDIRTAQSLDHTLAEFDAVVGLDRLFLIHANDSIPDLGSCRDRHTHIGMGKIGLKGFAALMTHPALADIPKLIETPKEKDGRPMDRVNLSTLRKFTKLGN; encoded by the coding sequence ATGACACAGACAGAAGACCTCCCGTCATCCCCCCCGTTTCTGGGGGCCCATTTTTCGGTGGCCGGCGGACTGGAGAATGCAGTCTATGAAGCCCGCCGCCTCGATTGCACCGTTGCCCAGATTTTCACAAAAAATGCAAGAACCTGGAAGGAACCTGAACTCAGTGAAGACCAGGTCAACCGCTTTAAGGCCGCCTGCAGAGAGACCGGGGTCACCCATGTTTTTTCCCATTGCACCTACCTGATCAACATTGCTTCCAATGATCCCGAAAAACTGGAAAAATCCCGCTGTTCACTAACAGCCGAAATGGCCCGTTCCGCCCGCCTCGGCCTGGACGGGGTGGTGCTCCACCCCGGCGCCCACCTGGGCCGTGGAATGGGAAAGGGGCTTGGAACCGCCATTGACAGCCTGGTCCAGGTCCTGGCAGAGGTGAAAGGTCCTTCCCCGCGACTGCTCATCGAAACCACCGCCGGCACCGGCACTACAATCGGCAGCCGCTTCCAGGAACTCAGGGAATTGATTTCAGGTACCGGTGCCGACAGGAAAACCATGGGGATCTGCCTGGATACCAGCCATATTTTTGCCGCAGGATATGATATCAGAACGGCTCAAAGCCTTGACCACACCCTGGCGGAATTTGACGCTGTTGTCGGCCTGGACCGTCTTTTTCTCATCCATGCCAACGATTCCATACCCGATCTGGGCAGTTGCCGTGACCGCCACACCCATATCGGCATGGGCAAAATCGGATTGAAAGGCTTTGCCGCCCTCATGACCCATCCGGCCCTGGCCGATATCCCCAAACTGATTGAAACCCCGAAAGAAAAAGACGGCAGGCCCATGGACAGGGTGAATCTTTCCACATTAAGGAAATTCACGAAATTAGGGAATTGA